The proteins below are encoded in one region of Paenibacillus albus:
- a CDS encoding C40 family peptidase, with protein sequence MKKITASLLVFILTALLVIPAAMAAQGTSPVVGELQSSASFRSQPSTSSTVYKYFKKGENVVILEETNAYWYKVQDVYGKIGYVSSSDKYIDIIYNATIAASVNFRTSASTDGSKIRLLNKGESVLITGKPSSAWYAVTDSTGKKGYVSTQEQYITTGPAFSMPTGTVSAPSTPSTPAAPTQSATIEKIIAAGMKYWGTPYEFGSDRDTTTTFDCSDFVRTAFREGASVTLPSDSRKQGDYVKAKGSVKTDWHQLKRGDLMFFMDYKGAKASSYAGINKATETITHVGIYLGNGQILHTYSTESGGVRTSDIAGTQWDYRFLFGGSAL encoded by the coding sequence ATGAAAAAGATTACAGCATCGTTACTAGTCTTTATTTTAACCGCTTTGCTTGTTATTCCGGCCGCCATGGCTGCACAAGGGACATCGCCGGTCGTCGGTGAGCTCCAGTCCAGCGCAAGCTTCCGCAGTCAGCCGTCCACATCGTCCACCGTCTATAAGTATTTTAAGAAAGGCGAGAACGTCGTCATTCTTGAAGAAACGAACGCATACTGGTACAAAGTGCAGGACGTGTATGGAAAGATCGGTTATGTCTCCTCCTCGGACAAGTATATTGATATTATCTATAACGCAACCATTGCAGCTTCGGTAAACTTCCGCACATCGGCATCGACAGACGGCTCCAAGATTCGTCTCTTGAACAAAGGCGAGTCGGTGTTGATTACAGGTAAACCAAGCAGCGCATGGTATGCGGTAACAGATTCGACTGGCAAGAAGGGTTACGTCAGCACGCAAGAACAATACATAACGACTGGCCCGGCATTCTCGATGCCAACTGGCACAGTTAGCGCACCGTCGACACCATCGACGCCTGCAGCACCAACGCAGTCCGCAACTATTGAAAAAATCATCGCTGCGGGCATGAAATACTGGGGCACGCCCTACGAGTTTGGTTCCGACCGCGACACGACAACGACATTCGATTGCTCCGACTTCGTTCGTACAGCTTTCCGTGAGGGGGCGAGCGTTACACTGCCTTCGGATTCCCGTAAACAAGGCGACTACGTGAAGGCTAAAGGCTCCGTGAAGACGGACTGGCACCAATTGAAGCGCGGCGACCTCATGTTCTTCATGGACTACAAGGGAGCGAAAGCTTCGTCATATGCAGGCATCAATAAAGCGACTGAGACGATTACGCATGTCGGCATCTACCTCGGCAATGGCCAAATTCTGCATACCTACTCCACAGAATCCGGCGGCGTTCGCACAAGCGACATCGCAGGCACGCAGTGGGATTACCGCTTCTTGTTCGGCGGCAGCGCGCTGTAA
- a CDS encoding class I adenylate-forming enzyme family protein, protein MLLSERLPLAASLFPEAPALERHDQIVSYRELHRLAKQLSCALYNEGLRPGDRVALLGEPDPQLVALLYAAVQIGAIPFVPSPLQTPLEIAAILEDAKPHILIHDTRYAETSQAAARLLLSPPKLLTTLSLQRMLLKDSPLPPAGAGERSEEDAAVLIYTGGTTGKPKGVIHSHRGMSAWNQFTPSAGFGYDQERRVLVLNISHLVGQFQLWATMAAGGCLVFLDDYPADVHNILEAVERDRITVLSTVGKLLRDFTREAAATGRNTSSLKVIGCGGSNIAPETLQGAMAQFPKAMIVNNYSQAECGMSISRLFPAHHLNDPARLRSVGRPADLGIQGENALEVRIMSEDGVEAAANIPGEIVVRGAQIMLGYWGNPEASNDAMLEGWIRTGDIGYLDTDGYLYILDRLKDMVIIGGSNVYCSEVEQVISAHAMVIDAAVVGLPLPLEGEQLVACVVLQDGGALDLEQLQAHCEAYLAQHKWPTQLFILDALPRTAVDKLDKKQLRTQLQ, encoded by the coding sequence ATGCTTTTATCCGAACGACTTCCGCTCGCAGCAAGCTTATTCCCTGAAGCACCGGCGCTTGAGCGGCATGATCAAATCGTATCCTATAGAGAGCTCCATCGCCTTGCCAAGCAGCTCAGCTGTGCCTTGTATAACGAGGGCCTGCGGCCCGGTGATCGTGTTGCTCTTCTAGGGGAGCCTGATCCGCAGCTTGTCGCGCTGCTGTACGCGGCGGTTCAGATCGGCGCCATTCCATTTGTTCCATCTCCGCTGCAGACACCACTCGAAATTGCCGCCATTCTCGAAGATGCGAAGCCACATATTCTGATACATGATACTCGTTATGCCGAAACTTCTCAAGCAGCAGCACGGCTTCTCTTGAGCCCTCCAAAGCTGTTAACGACTCTATCTTTGCAGCGAATGCTTCTGAAAGATTCCCCTCTGCCTCCAGCAGGCGCAGGCGAACGAAGCGAAGAGGATGCAGCCGTGCTCATCTACACGGGCGGAACGACTGGCAAGCCTAAGGGAGTCATTCATTCGCATCGCGGCATGTCGGCTTGGAATCAGTTCACTCCCTCTGCCGGGTTCGGATATGACCAAGAACGACGAGTGCTCGTCCTTAACATCTCGCACCTTGTCGGACAGTTTCAATTGTGGGCGACGATGGCAGCTGGCGGATGTCTGGTCTTTCTGGACGATTATCCCGCCGATGTGCACAACATCCTAGAGGCAGTCGAACGAGACCGGATTACTGTTCTTAGTACAGTCGGCAAGCTGCTTCGTGATTTCACACGCGAAGCAGCTGCGACCGGCCGGAATACATCAAGCCTTAAAGTCATCGGCTGTGGAGGATCTAACATTGCACCGGAAACGCTGCAAGGCGCGATGGCTCAGTTCCCAAAAGCCATGATCGTCAACAACTACTCGCAAGCGGAATGCGGCATGTCGATCAGCCGATTATTTCCGGCACATCATCTGAACGATCCCGCCCGTCTGCGATCCGTAGGCCGCCCTGCCGATCTCGGTATCCAAGGGGAGAATGCCTTGGAAGTGCGGATCATGAGCGAGGACGGTGTTGAAGCAGCCGCCAACATCCCGGGTGAAATTGTTGTTCGCGGTGCGCAGATAATGTTAGGGTATTGGGGCAATCCGGAGGCTTCCAACGATGCTATGCTGGAAGGCTGGATACGAACTGGAGATATCGGATATCTGGATACAGACGGATACCTCTATATATTGGACCGATTGAAGGACATGGTTATCATAGGCGGCTCCAATGTCTACTGCTCTGAAGTGGAGCAAGTGATCTCCGCACATGCGATGGTTATCGATGCGGCGGTGGTCGGACTCCCGCTCCCTCTCGAAGGTGAGCAGCTCGTCGCTTGCGTTGTTTTGCAGGATGGAGGCGCCTTGGACTTGGAACAGCTGCAAGCGCATTGCGAAGCATATCTTGCACAGCACAAGTGGCCCACGCAGCTGTTCATCCTAGATGCATTGCCACGGACGGCCGTAGATAAGCTGGACAAAAAACAGCTGCGGACACAGCTTCAATAA
- a CDS encoding MGDG synthase family glycosyltransferase produces the protein MRKKRVLLLSEGFGSGHTQAAYALAVGLRSLDPHIQTRVIELGNFLNPVIGPLIVSAYRRTVTKQPKLLGTLYRRQYKKSLNRFTQLALHRLFYKHTEQVIAQLKPDLIVCTHPVPNAVVARLKRLGLNVPLYTLITDYDAHGTWTSSEVTKYLVSTVEVKNKLTERGTSASRIQVTGIPVHPNFWQTYDRSELQAQFDLKALPTVLIMGGGWGIMYSDDLLSYMTRYRDSVQLIYCVGNNDKVREKMLADPNYQHPNIKVLGFTKEINKLMDLSDLLITKPGGMTCTEGLSKGIPMLFYEPIPGQEEVNCEYFVASGFGEMLESTETIDKWFKIIQEPYTSVQHRMDLMNKRNQQYNPMECSRAVLQLMQ, from the coding sequence ATGCGTAAAAAACGAGTGTTGCTCTTATCCGAAGGGTTCGGATCCGGCCATACCCAAGCCGCCTATGCGCTGGCTGTCGGTCTGCGTTCGCTAGATCCTCATATTCAAACCCGGGTGATTGAACTGGGCAATTTTCTCAATCCGGTTATTGGGCCATTAATTGTATCCGCCTACCGTAGAACCGTTACAAAGCAGCCGAAACTTCTCGGTACGCTTTATCGCAGACAATATAAGAAATCATTGAACCGATTTACTCAGCTCGCATTGCACCGCTTGTTCTACAAGCATACGGAGCAGGTAATTGCACAGCTGAAGCCCGATCTTATCGTGTGTACGCATCCCGTTCCGAATGCCGTCGTAGCGCGGCTGAAGCGGCTTGGACTTAACGTTCCGCTCTACACGCTCATTACGGACTATGATGCGCATGGCACTTGGACGAGCTCTGAAGTGACCAAATATTTGGTATCAACCGTGGAAGTAAAGAACAAGCTAACCGAACGCGGCACCTCGGCAAGCCGAATTCAGGTCACGGGCATACCTGTGCATCCGAATTTCTGGCAGACGTACGACCGGTCGGAGCTTCAGGCCCAGTTTGATCTGAAAGCACTGCCAACCGTCCTTATTATGGGCGGCGGCTGGGGGATTATGTACAGCGACGATCTGTTATCGTATATGACGCGTTACCGCGACTCCGTCCAGCTCATCTACTGCGTGGGCAACAATGACAAGGTGCGCGAGAAGATGCTCGCCGATCCGAACTACCAGCACCCAAACATTAAAGTGCTCGGGTTTACAAAAGAGATCAACAAGCTGATGGATCTGTCCGATCTGCTGATCACGAAGCCAGGCGGCATGACCTGTACCGAAGGGCTCAGCAAAGGCATCCCCATGCTGTTCTACGAGCCAATCCCAGGGCAAGAAGAAGTGAACTGCGAGTACTTCGTTGCAAGCGGCTTCGGTGAAATGCTCGAATCCACCGAGACGATCGACAAGTGGTTCAAAATCATTCAGGAGCCTTATACGTCGGTGCAGCACCGAATGGATCTCATGAACAAGCGCAATCAACAATACAACCCGATGGAATGTTCGCGCGCCGTCCTGCAGCTGATGCAGTGA
- the kapB gene encoding sporulation phosphorelay system protein KapB encodes MMQQEKWIPEIGTIVAFTYKSGQYAGEVMETNGPRALLKVLAVLKHPEQGDLHNPYNPDVAMFHERRALSYTEKTNVPYGDIKPFRSELPSYKDSLDLAVQAEIEAVDRLKRWAERSLEQLQQLGKEYK; translated from the coding sequence ATGATGCAGCAAGAAAAATGGATTCCGGAGATTGGTACAATTGTAGCCTTTACCTATAAATCAGGACAATATGCAGGGGAAGTCATGGAAACAAACGGGCCGCGAGCGCTGCTTAAGGTGCTGGCAGTGCTCAAGCATCCTGAACAAGGGGATCTGCACAACCCGTACAATCCGGATGTGGCGATGTTTCACGAGCGCAGGGCGCTGAGCTACACGGAGAAAACGAATGTCCCTTACGGCGATATCAAACCTTTTCGCAGTGAATTGCCATCGTATAAAGATTCGCTCGACCTTGCAGTGCAAGCGGAGATCGAAGCCGTTGATCGCCTGAAGCGCTGGGCGGAGCGCAGTCTGGAGCAGCTGCAGCAGCTGGGGAAAGAGTACAAGTAA
- the pyrE gene encoding orotate phosphoribosyltransferase, which yields MSKQVLAREIYAASRLSGEFTLRSGQQSDTYFDKYMFEANPRLLSAIAAELSPYIPVGTHVLAGLEMGGIAIATALSLHTNICAAFVRKQAKTYGTRKIAEGCEVRGQNVCIIEDVVTTGGQILQSVKELRDAGAIVQHVVCVIERHPDGRANLEAAGLKLHALLTMEELINSAE from the coding sequence ATGAGCAAGCAAGTTCTTGCGCGTGAAATTTACGCTGCATCGCGATTGTCGGGGGAGTTCACGCTCCGATCGGGCCAACAATCGGATACGTATTTTGACAAATACATGTTTGAAGCGAATCCTCGTCTGCTTAGCGCGATTGCAGCAGAGCTGTCTCCGTACATTCCCGTTGGCACGCATGTTCTGGCAGGGCTTGAGATGGGGGGCATTGCGATTGCGACAGCGCTATCGTTACATACGAATATTTGTGCTGCTTTTGTCAGGAAGCAGGCGAAGACATACGGTACAAGGAAGATTGCGGAAGGTTGCGAAGTTCGCGGCCAGAACGTATGTATCATCGAAGATGTCGTTACGACAGGCGGGCAGATTCTGCAAAGTGTGAAGGAGCTGCGGGATGCAGGCGCAATTGTGCAGCATGTCGTCTGTGTCATCGAGCGTCACCCGGACGGACGAGCTAATCTGGAGGCAGCAGGGCTGAAGCTGCATGCGCTGCTTACAATGGAAGAGCTAATAAATTCTGCAGAATGA